A portion of the Bdellovibrio bacteriovorus genome contains these proteins:
- a CDS encoding monovalent cation/H+ antiporter complex subunit F, with product MIIGCALLIIVTLLAGIRFYLGPTFGDRVLVFDLLTSVMIGGTVLYAIYFDRKEIVSLVLVLAILSFVGTAALAYYLEQRTESDE from the coding sequence ATGATCATTGGATGTGCTCTTTTAATTATAGTGACCTTGCTAGCAGGAATCAGGTTTTATCTTGGCCCCACCTTCGGGGACCGAGTCTTGGTATTTGATCTTCTTACCAGCGTGATGATTGGGGGAACGGTTCTTTACGCGATTTATTTTGATCGAAAAGAAATTGTCAGTCTGGTTTTAGTTTTGGCAATTCTTTCTTTTGTCGGAACGGCCGCTTTAGCCTATTACTTAGAGCAAAGAACGGAGTCTGACGAATGA
- a CDS encoding L,D-transpeptidase family protein, which produces MKNYLKPISMTFMATVLCVSTAQAQFLDIFNPKKVKEKIGNTLNPGRQQTRPTQNNQYNPPANQPALKQYGAAIPAPAVLNQAVARLISQNPNRIGNTAIDIKNVRALYALRGNKAIWTNEEGLSNMGKALQDLLTNLSTLHGLEPQYYLTNDVKERFVGGDWNSVAELDLLLTQGYMLFVKDMSTGRINPRDPSQGLQDIELKKNEAPSLAYLNSITKNANPDELFAGVANTAPQVQGYTLLVESLAKINDGIKMGGWYGLDKNIVLRPGQSHPNVVGLRQRLVDFGYLPYDQRANMSQSYDSSMVEAMSRFQQYNFLKADGVVGPAAYGAIDQPVQKRISQIRANLEKWRLYPRKTPDRFILIDMGRQQLDVMDGGQLMMRMNVVVGAELTGTPSMLDKVTSIVLAPYWTSPNSIVVKETIPQFGSSPADNLAASNVEIVSGKRILTDSEINSINWGQYTMQKPPPYLFRQKRGERNALGMVKFNLTNDHSIYLHDTNAKNKFNEIVRYFSHGCIRLEKPFLLAAYLKDPESVSGIYGRTLHERLANVEASLEYSAGSLLADAQMKAQFEQGLEAKADPVSPVSVYIFGTTTVNYLDGEIGFGQDIYKQDERIIKALDQMANSDSALKALGNQ; this is translated from the coding sequence ATGAAGAATTATCTTAAGCCGATCAGCATGACTTTCATGGCCACTGTTCTTTGTGTTTCTACGGCGCAGGCGCAGTTTTTGGATATTTTTAATCCTAAGAAAGTAAAAGAAAAGATCGGAAACACTTTAAATCCGGGCAGGCAGCAAACTAGACCTACACAAAATAATCAGTACAATCCACCGGCCAATCAACCGGCCCTAAAACAATATGGCGCTGCTATTCCTGCACCTGCGGTACTTAATCAGGCAGTTGCGCGCCTGATATCCCAAAATCCCAACAGAATTGGCAATACAGCTATCGATATCAAAAACGTGAGAGCATTATATGCCCTTCGCGGCAATAAAGCGATCTGGACAAATGAAGAAGGGCTCTCGAACATGGGAAAAGCTCTTCAAGATCTTCTGACCAACCTCTCGACTCTTCATGGCCTTGAGCCACAATATTACCTAACGAACGATGTTAAAGAACGTTTTGTAGGTGGAGATTGGAACTCAGTCGCTGAGCTCGATCTTCTTCTGACTCAAGGATACATGCTTTTTGTAAAAGATATGTCTACGGGGCGGATCAATCCTCGCGATCCTAGCCAAGGTCTCCAGGATATTGAACTGAAAAAAAATGAAGCTCCATCTTTGGCATATCTCAACTCTATTACAAAAAATGCAAATCCAGATGAATTATTCGCAGGCGTGGCGAACACTGCTCCTCAGGTGCAAGGATACACACTGCTTGTTGAATCCCTTGCAAAAATTAATGATGGAATCAAGATGGGCGGCTGGTACGGTCTGGATAAAAATATCGTTCTTAGACCGGGACAAAGTCATCCAAACGTCGTCGGTTTAAGACAGCGCTTAGTTGATTTCGGCTATTTACCATATGATCAAAGAGCCAACATGAGCCAAAGCTATGACTCCTCAATGGTTGAGGCCATGTCACGCTTTCAACAGTACAACTTTCTGAAGGCTGACGGCGTTGTAGGCCCTGCTGCTTACGGGGCAATTGACCAGCCAGTACAAAAAAGAATTTCTCAAATTCGCGCTAACTTGGAAAAATGGCGTCTTTATCCCCGCAAAACACCAGATCGCTTCATCCTTATCGACATGGGTCGACAGCAGCTTGATGTCATGGATGGTGGCCAATTAATGATGCGTATGAATGTAGTAGTGGGAGCTGAACTGACAGGGACGCCATCGATGCTAGATAAAGTCACAAGCATAGTTCTTGCGCCCTACTGGACATCTCCAAACAGTATCGTCGTGAAAGAAACAATTCCACAATTTGGAAGCTCCCCAGCAGATAATCTAGCGGCTTCCAACGTTGAGATTGTATCTGGTAAGAGAATTTTGACGGACAGTGAAATCAATTCTATCAACTGGGGACAATATACGATGCAGAAACCCCCTCCATATTTGTTCCGTCAAAAAAGAGGCGAGCGTAATGCGTTGGGAATGGTAAAATTCAATCTAACGAATGATCATTCTATTTACTTGCATGACACCAATGCGAAAAATAAATTCAACGAAATCGTTCGATATTTCAGTCATGGCTGTATCCGCCTTGAAAAACCATTCTTATTGGCGGCCTACCTGAAGGATCCTGAATCTGTTTCTGGAATTTACGGCAGAACACTTCATGAGCGTCTTGCCAATGTCGAGGCCTCATTAGAATACTCTGCCGGCAGTCTTTTGGCTGACGCTCAAATGAAGGCCCAGTTTGAACAAGGCTTGGAAGCCAAGGCCGATCCGGTATCTCCAGTGTCCGTTTATATTTTTGGCACAACAACCGTCAACTATCTCGATGGCGAAATTGGTTTCGGACAAGATATCTACAAGCAAGACGAACGAATTATAAAAGCATTAGACCAAATGGCAAACTCGGATTCAGCTTTAAAAGCTCTTGGAAACCAATAA
- a CDS encoding universal stress protein has product MRSGLMALNPKAAESTSFKNFCTQINTLQKKGLLSKVNIVSLIHPNFFAMPSDIYFSQKETLMNEVEKSLATGLGQQIAYSDLTVLESPYSSYDEMVGFLSQLAYRQRDSVIIVGIDPQQKVYKWLAGGLPETAALSAQIPILLVKVDQTCLIDKEEPRVVLAVDTEAPPTKKALRRFARLVRPLGTPVDILHVQRKANFVASLIGASTGPKESEAILASTLEDLRSLNLDGKIHTIEEEDSVAATIAKFANNQGAWITATSSPTRDIRHRLVWGSTTQNLLEELSCPLLVLRSS; this is encoded by the coding sequence ATGAGATCAGGACTAATGGCTTTGAATCCCAAAGCCGCAGAAAGTACGTCGTTTAAAAATTTCTGCACCCAAATCAACACCCTTCAGAAAAAAGGCCTTCTGAGCAAGGTGAATATAGTCTCACTGATCCACCCCAATTTTTTTGCGATGCCTTCAGATATTTATTTTTCGCAAAAAGAAACTTTGATGAACGAAGTAGAAAAATCTTTAGCCACAGGATTAGGACAACAAATCGCCTATAGCGATCTCACCGTGTTGGAATCGCCGTATTCAAGCTATGATGAAATGGTCGGTTTTTTATCCCAGCTCGCTTATCGACAAAGGGACAGCGTTATTATAGTTGGTATCGATCCGCAGCAAAAAGTTTACAAGTGGCTCGCGGGTGGACTGCCAGAAACGGCCGCTTTAAGTGCCCAAATTCCAATTCTTTTGGTTAAAGTCGATCAAACATGTCTTATTGATAAAGAAGAGCCCAGGGTGGTCTTAGCAGTGGATACCGAGGCCCCGCCGACCAAGAAAGCGTTGCGCAGATTCGCGCGACTCGTTCGTCCCCTAGGTACTCCGGTCGATATTTTACACGTACAAAGAAAAGCAAACTTCGTAGCGTCTTTGATCGGGGCCTCCACCGGCCCGAAAGAAAGTGAGGCGATTTTAGCAAGTACTCTCGAGGACCTTCGTTCTCTAAATTTAGATGGCAAAATCCACACGATCGAAGAAGAAGATTCGGTTGCCGCCACCATCGCGAAATTCGCAAACAACCAAGGCGCCTGGATCACGGCGACGAGTTCGCCGACTCGCGATATTCGTCATCGGTTGGTATGGGGATCTACGACGCAAAACTTGCTCGAAGAATTATCATGTCCGTTGCTTGTATTAAGATCTTCATAA
- a CDS encoding CapA family protein — MNLEKLMEKYMTKFLLITLLTFSAGSYVMAENSSRDFSFSGRCLGGDSAVISFSGDVLPHHKMYQSIMPAKSFAPLWNKTNGLIKEADFSVANLEGPAAMGINASGTDMGDVGWIYDARYYENGPKDPDYDKKVIYSGTNFLFNFHPQILKDLKNTGYDLLTVANNHSLDRKSIGIERTLEFARKIGLPTTGMRMRNEELDSDLYNISIINNLLVAFIGCTESTNGRMEDEVTPRSKVRHYQVLRCMGKSKRISDMITQVAPSVDAVVVLPHWGDENEEEEHPRQRAYAQEWIKAGALAVIGSHPHVLQPWEKFIVRDKNENPIREGVIMYSLGNFVAGQGKPDGKRSSEAKKTGVVAYLGLTKNGSKTEISAVGYTPTYRTGTQIAPLEKMNSMISQIVIPKFGTKNLVRPGEPLGKIFCR, encoded by the coding sequence ATGAACCTGGAAAAATTAATGGAGAAATACATGACCAAATTCCTATTAATCACGTTGTTAACGTTTTCAGCAGGGAGTTACGTTATGGCTGAAAATTCCAGCCGCGATTTTTCTTTTTCTGGAAGATGCTTAGGCGGAGATTCCGCTGTTATATCGTTTAGCGGAGACGTTCTTCCTCACCATAAAATGTACCAATCAATTATGCCTGCCAAAAGCTTTGCACCACTTTGGAATAAAACCAATGGCTTGATCAAAGAAGCCGACTTTTCCGTTGCCAATTTAGAAGGGCCCGCCGCGATGGGAATCAACGCATCTGGAACCGATATGGGAGATGTGGGATGGATATATGACGCTCGTTATTATGAAAACGGACCAAAAGATCCAGATTATGACAAGAAGGTTATCTATTCAGGCACTAATTTTTTATTCAATTTTCATCCCCAGATTTTAAAGGATCTTAAAAACACGGGCTATGACCTTCTCACGGTCGCGAACAATCACTCATTGGACCGCAAATCTATTGGGATAGAACGAACTCTAGAGTTTGCTCGGAAAATAGGCTTACCCACAACCGGCATGAGAATGCGGAACGAAGAACTTGATTCTGATCTTTACAATATCTCTATTATTAATAACCTCCTGGTGGCTTTTATTGGTTGTACGGAGTCGACGAATGGCAGAATGGAAGATGAAGTTACACCTAGATCGAAAGTAAGACATTACCAAGTTCTCAGATGCATGGGCAAATCCAAGCGCATTTCTGATATGATCACTCAAGTCGCACCTTCCGTTGACGCCGTCGTAGTTTTACCCCACTGGGGGGATGAAAACGAGGAAGAAGAACATCCTAGGCAACGTGCGTATGCGCAAGAATGGATCAAGGCGGGAGCTCTTGCTGTTATAGGTTCTCACCCTCATGTTCTTCAACCTTGGGAGAAATTTATAGTAAGAGATAAAAATGAGAATCCCATCCGCGAAGGGGTGATCATGTACTCTTTAGGTAATTTTGTAGCGGGGCAGGGTAAACCTGACGGGAAGCGTTCTTCAGAAGCCAAGAAAACTGGTGTGGTCGCCTATTTAGGACTCACGAAAAATGGATCAAAAACAGAAATCTCTGCGGTAGGCTACACGCCCACTTATCGCACGGGCACCCAAATTGCTCCGCTAGAAAAAATGAATTCAATGATTTCCCAAATCGTGATTCCAAAGTTCGGAACAAAAAACCTGGTTCGTCCTGGAGAACCACTTGGAAAAATTTTTTGCAGATGA
- a CDS encoding cation:proton antiporter, protein MKFILWLIFGLLLGPSVLAIKSPEWFNGASQAAGGIFLFLAGWEMRFLNLYPDRKFYLLAFVGSFVVPAVTGWVVFQNFFMAMAMGISALPITIQLLKEKGLYATSLARRSITLASLCDIGAWLALVWLLPAESVGAWVLSHWIVLAFFVGLLLGRIIEWPTQKSFLIHAQTWILAPLFFLGLGWKIDLWRLFDLKSFLTVFILAVATKSVGSYVFSRWAGANHKDSWNLAAILNARGAMEILAANFAYDAGLISGPLFSALVLLGILTAVMAVPLVRK, encoded by the coding sequence GTGAAGTTTATTTTATGGCTGATTTTCGGTTTGTTGTTGGGCCCGTCGGTTTTGGCAATCAAATCTCCAGAGTGGTTTAATGGCGCCTCGCAAGCAGCGGGAGGAATTTTTCTATTTCTGGCCGGTTGGGAGATGCGTTTTCTAAATCTGTATCCAGACCGAAAATTCTACCTCCTTGCTTTTGTTGGAAGTTTTGTCGTTCCGGCAGTGACGGGGTGGGTTGTCTTTCAAAACTTTTTCATGGCCATGGCGATGGGTATTTCAGCACTGCCCATTACGATTCAGCTTCTTAAAGAAAAAGGCCTTTATGCCACTTCACTCGCTCGACGCTCAATCACTTTGGCCAGTCTTTGTGACATCGGTGCGTGGCTGGCACTGGTGTGGTTGCTTCCTGCGGAAAGTGTTGGGGCCTGGGTCCTCAGTCATTGGATTGTCTTGGCGTTTTTTGTTGGTCTTTTATTAGGGCGCATTATTGAATGGCCCACTCAGAAATCATTTTTGATACACGCACAAACTTGGATCTTAGCCCCTCTGTTTTTTTTGGGGTTGGGCTGGAAGATCGATTTGTGGCGGCTTTTTGACTTAAAATCCTTTTTGACCGTCTTTATTTTGGCGGTGGCGACAAAATCAGTTGGAAGTTATGTCTTTTCGCGTTGGGCGGGCGCGAATCACAAAGACTCTTGGAATCTTGCGGCAATTCTTAATGCGCGCGGAGCCATGGAAATCTTAGCTGCCAATTTCGCCTATGATGCGGGATTGATTTCCGGTCCGCTCTTTTCAGCCTTGGTCTTACTGGGGATTCTGACGGCCGTGATGGCCGTTCCTTTGGTCAGAAAATAG
- a CDS encoding BrnT family toxin yields the protein MKSEKNLKKHGVSFELAMTVFDDPWAWITTDEKHSTVTEVREWIVGLSDNGVLVVVFTKRLHGKVYRIISARAASRRERRIYEDFKKLSF from the coding sequence TTGAAGTCTGAAAAGAACTTAAAAAAACACGGTGTGTCTTTTGAATTGGCGATGACGGTATTTGACGACCCCTGGGCTTGGATCACGACGGATGAAAAGCATTCGACGGTAACGGAAGTTCGCGAATGGATTGTCGGTCTTTCAGATAATGGCGTTTTGGTGGTTGTATTCACAAAACGACTTCATGGTAAGGTCTATCGGATTATAAGTGCGCGGGCGGCCAGCCGGCGGGAACGGAGAATATATGAAGACTTCAAAAAGCTTTCCTTTTAG
- a CDS encoding cation:proton antiporter: MNPLTLILFLIGVILTLLAAVGSLKFPDTLTRMAAVTKASTAGVVFFCLAAISHFQDLESSLMLAAAAAILCMGIPISSYLIGRARVRMDKAKHPLVLKRDDLSVD, from the coding sequence ATGAATCCGCTAACCCTGATTTTATTTTTAATCGGCGTGATTTTGACTTTGCTTGCAGCGGTTGGGTCTTTAAAATTCCCAGACACCTTAACCCGCATGGCGGCAGTCACGAAGGCATCAACGGCGGGAGTGGTATTTTTCTGCTTGGCCGCGATCAGCCATTTTCAAGATCTTGAATCGTCGCTCATGCTTGCGGCGGCGGCAGCGATTTTATGCATGGGAATTCCAATCAGCTCCTACCTGATTGGCAGAGCCCGGGTGCGAATGGATAAAGCCAAGCACCCGTTGGTTTTGAAGCGCGATGATCTTTCAGTCGATTAA
- a CDS encoding complex I subunit 5 family protein, which yields MIFTPVLASFLTALCCLFAGRSLRWVRGISLTGAFIGFLCSVNVLFMVIQSGPLRLQFGNWEKPFGIFFHIDLLGAVLLMISSLLGLCGVIASLATLSPKTELRGYHPLYHFLILGVLGAFSTGDLFNLYVWFEVLLVSSFFLLTVLKKKNSFGGAFKYAVLSILSSFIFLIGIALVYSAGGSLDLTQLHALYAGERSLTFQLGLASLALAFLIKAGVFPFYFWLPASYPEGSTAVIAVFSGLLTKVGIYGLLRVLVPFGDLGSAEMQWAIYFMALFSMVLGVLGALSQDNIKGILSFHIISQVGYIALGLSLGTELGIAAAIFYLIHHMVVKTNLFFTAAYIEQRGQGLQVSRLGGLWQSETLLGVLFLFSALSLIGIPPLSGFWAKVFTVQAVLKREDYLGLLLCLGVSLFTLMSMLKIWLGAFFKPSGLPAVSPDFNRRRKWLYVPLVILNLWTVLVGLNANAILEYSKQMVVQVQDRGQK from the coding sequence ATGATATTTACACCTGTCTTAGCTAGTTTTTTGACGGCTTTATGCTGCCTTTTTGCGGGAAGAAGTTTGCGCTGGGTGCGTGGCATTTCTTTGACGGGCGCTTTTATCGGATTTTTGTGCAGTGTGAATGTTCTTTTCATGGTTATTCAGTCAGGCCCTTTGCGCTTGCAATTTGGAAATTGGGAAAAACCATTCGGTATATTTTTTCATATTGATTTATTGGGCGCCGTTCTTTTAATGATCAGTTCGCTCTTAGGACTGTGTGGGGTGATTGCGTCCTTAGCGACCTTATCGCCTAAAACGGAATTGCGTGGTTATCATCCACTCTATCATTTTTTAATATTAGGTGTCTTGGGTGCATTTTCTACGGGTGATCTTTTTAATTTGTATGTTTGGTTTGAAGTTTTATTGGTGTCGTCATTTTTCTTGCTGACGGTGCTGAAGAAAAAGAACTCTTTTGGCGGTGCATTTAAGTATGCAGTTTTAAGTATTCTGTCTTCTTTTATTTTTTTGATAGGTATCGCTTTGGTTTATAGTGCGGGGGGAAGTTTAGATTTAACACAGCTTCATGCGCTCTATGCGGGCGAACGTTCGTTGACCTTTCAACTGGGACTTGCCTCATTGGCATTGGCTTTTCTAATTAAAGCCGGTGTGTTTCCTTTTTATTTTTGGTTGCCGGCTTCTTATCCCGAAGGCAGCACCGCGGTGATCGCCGTTTTTTCAGGTTTGCTTACCAAGGTCGGAATTTACGGTTTGCTTCGGGTGCTGGTTCCGTTCGGGGATCTAGGCTCTGCCGAAATGCAGTGGGCTATTTACTTCATGGCTCTTTTTTCGATGGTGTTAGGAGTTTTAGGAGCTCTTTCTCAAGACAATATCAAAGGCATTTTATCTTTTCATATTATTTCGCAAGTGGGATACATCGCTTTGGGACTTTCTTTGGGAACTGAGCTGGGAATTGCGGCGGCGATTTTTTATTTGATCCATCATATGGTGGTAAAGACTAATTTATTTTTTACCGCGGCTTACATTGAGCAGCGTGGGCAGGGGCTGCAAGTTTCGCGTTTAGGCGGACTGTGGCAAAGCGAAACTTTATTGGGCGTGCTGTTTCTTTTTTCCGCTTTATCACTGATCGGCATCCCGCCTCTTTCCGGTTTTTGGGCAAAGGTCTTTACCGTACAGGCGGTTCTAAAGCGTGAAGACTATCTGGGATTGCTCCTTTGTCTTGGGGTCAGCCTTTTTACGTTGATGTCGATGTTAAAAATCTGGCTGGGAGCTTTCTTTAAGCCTTCAGGCTTGCCCGCAGTCTCCCCGGATTTTAATCGACGTCGCAAGTGGTTGTATGTCCCCTTGGTGATTTTAAACCTTTGGACGGTCTTAGTCGGTCTTAATGCGAATGCCATTTTAGAGTATTCAAAACAGATGGTGGTCCAAGTTCAAGATCGGGGGCAAAAATGA
- a CDS encoding Na+/H+ antiporter subunit E: protein MKKIVLCLQLVFLFMWEFMVAITDVILWIFKPNSQMNSVIVKYPLRVSSDTGLWLLALIISLTPGSLVLGLSQDNSTLYVHFLHTRDPEKSMSSIRERFEDRLTKVFG from the coding sequence ATGAAAAAAATAGTTTTATGCCTGCAGTTGGTATTTTTATTTATGTGGGAATTTATGGTGGCGATCACGGATGTGATACTTTGGATTTTTAAACCCAATAGCCAAATGAATTCCGTCATCGTCAAGTATCCTTTGCGAGTGAGCAGTGACACCGGCCTGTGGCTTTTGGCTTTGATAATCTCTTTAACTCCGGGATCATTGGTGTTGGGCTTATCTCAAGACAACAGCACCTTGTATGTGCATTTTCTGCACACGCGTGATCCCGAAAAATCCATGAGCAGCATTCGCGAAAGATTTGAAGATCGTTTAACCAAGGTCTTTGGGTAA
- a CDS encoding sodium:proton antiporter has protein sequence MSIDFVTFMAALIFSVGVWLLLSREWLKTIMGISMLGHAVNILLLQSSGEAADIFPQALILTAIVIGLGLQTLLLVFAYFARKKESVEDVDQLKEVP, from the coding sequence ATGAGCATTGATTTCGTAACCTTTATGGCGGCTTTGATTTTTTCAGTGGGGGTGTGGCTACTGCTTTCTCGAGAATGGCTTAAAACTATCATGGGAATTTCGATGTTGGGCCATGCCGTCAATATTTTGCTTTTACAATCTAGTGGAGAGGCGGCAGATATATTCCCACAGGCTTTGATTTTGACCGCCATCGTAATTGGTTTGGGACTACAAACCTTGTTATTGGTCTTTGCTTACTTCGCGCGAAAGAAAGAATCAGTGGAAGACGTCGATCAGCTTAAGGAGGTGCCATGA
- a CDS encoding BrnA antitoxin family protein gives MKTSKSFPFSKARRISAEEVEMGRKAIEERTGKKRPHRGRPAKSENEKFVPISIKLHPQVLAWAKREAKKRGVGYQTIINETLLKKAV, from the coding sequence ATGAAGACTTCAAAAAGCTTTCCTTTTAGTAAAGCGCGCAGAATTTCAGCCGAAGAAGTTGAAATGGGCCGCAAGGCCATCGAAGAAAGGACAGGCAAGAAGCGGCCCCATAGAGGTCGTCCCGCAAAATCCGAAAATGAAAAGTTCGTTCCTATTTCAATTAAGCTCCACCCTCAAGTCCTCGCATGGGCTAAAAGAGAAGCCAAAAAGCGAGGAGTGGGGTACCAGACAATTATTAACGAAACACTTCTAAAAAAGGCCGTGTGA
- the mbhE gene encoding hydrogen gas-evolving membrane-bound hydrogenase subunit E, which produces MNRLPPVVWRPLFLVPYALAFIESFKPFIEQSWEFPRDALSDFFACIVMGVGFCVSLYAGSYFSKEDARKFYPLLFFFTGSMLGVLWADHVFALFTFWEATSLCSFLLIAFKYQDLDVRMKARQALIVNTAGGLSLLTALLIMADRVGSYSLSVILQQADLFSVDNTFLILLVAFAAMTKSAQFPLHFWLPNAMKAPTPASCYLHSATMVKLGVFLLARFSPLFEGETLWVTTLCVVGAITLIWGLFVSLVKTDLKLLFAWTTVSSLGALFILIGLPFSYSWKSFFSYLFAHSCYKASLFLCVGNIDKQIGTRDIYSITDLIRRMPITSAAIVLSLGSMIGLPFSLGFLGKEYLLQSALLLKGPGSLLIAVLVCSSALSIVVAYRLLKLMFKRDRRPGKVLREAPVAMWLPALFLSLVGWVVSFFLGPLNEYVLIPVVSSILLQEMDLKLQMWTGFNAGIGLSIISAALGVLLSWAVARHLTRVEMWLRFDRSVKNRIDLVYKFASRLTSSLQNGRLSVYMLWLLLPVFAVSFYFLFQLQIDSWRWTGSWIEIFPMLMIFCGLVPLVKSSSNFTQVMGLGIVGYAVGLIFLNAAATDLAMTQIAVETVALLVFILVLDLLRQQPLVLSRGYQWGRGLVSVISFFAVLGIGSLIHNGKVPSQITPFFMEKAPTVGRGENVVNVILVDFRALDTMGEITVLGIVALGAYFLFLNQKKVPMRLRESIIIKKAMAIFLPLFVLVSLYVLYRGHNQPGGGFVGGLIFAIALAFYALIHGAKSAERILVIKPIYWIGAGIFLALLAGLYPLAYSNPYFTAQWWGEGGLGTPLIFDIGVFVTVVGVVSQLSFSLKGRRL; this is translated from the coding sequence ATGAATCGCCTGCCTCCTGTGGTTTGGCGGCCTTTGTTCTTAGTTCCCTATGCATTAGCATTTATTGAATCTTTTAAGCCTTTCATCGAGCAAAGCTGGGAATTTCCGCGCGACGCGCTTTCTGATTTTTTTGCCTGCATTGTGATGGGCGTGGGTTTTTGCGTCAGTCTTTATGCAGGGTCTTATTTTTCTAAAGAAGATGCGCGCAAGTTTTATCCCTTATTATTTTTCTTTACCGGGTCGATGCTAGGCGTTTTGTGGGCGGATCATGTATTTGCGCTTTTTACATTTTGGGAAGCAACCAGTCTTTGTTCGTTTTTATTGATTGCATTTAAATACCAAGATTTAGATGTGCGCATGAAAGCGCGCCAAGCCTTAATCGTGAATACCGCGGGGGGCTTATCCCTTTTAACGGCTTTGTTGATTATGGCCGATCGCGTGGGCAGTTATTCCCTTTCGGTCATTTTGCAACAAGCAGACCTTTTTTCTGTCGATAATACTTTTCTTATTTTATTGGTCGCTTTCGCGGCCATGACCAAGTCAGCGCAATTTCCGCTGCATTTTTGGCTTCCCAATGCGATGAAGGCGCCCACTCCGGCCAGTTGTTATCTGCATTCGGCGACGATGGTCAAATTAGGTGTTTTTCTTTTAGCCCGTTTTTCGCCTTTGTTTGAGGGCGAAACTTTGTGGGTGACCACTTTGTGCGTTGTCGGAGCCATCACATTGATTTGGGGACTCTTTGTCTCGCTCGTAAAGACCGATCTGAAACTGCTTTTCGCGTGGACGACGGTCAGCTCATTGGGGGCTTTGTTTATTTTGATTGGATTGCCGTTTTCTTATTCATGGAAATCTTTTTTTTCTTATTTATTCGCGCACAGCTGTTATAAGGCCAGTCTCTTTCTTTGTGTCGGAAATATAGATAAACAGATTGGGACCCGCGATATTTACAGCATCACAGACTTAATTCGTCGAATGCCGATCACCTCAGCCGCGATAGTTTTGTCTTTAGGTTCAATGATTGGTCTGCCGTTCAGTCTTGGATTTCTGGGTAAGGAATACCTTTTACAGTCTGCTTTACTTTTAAAGGGCCCGGGCTCGCTTCTGATCGCGGTGCTGGTTTGCTCGAGTGCTCTTTCTATCGTCGTGGCTTACAGGCTTTTAAAGTTGATGTTCAAGCGGGATCGACGTCCGGGAAAAGTGCTGCGTGAAGCTCCGGTGGCGATGTGGCTGCCCGCCCTTTTTCTGTCGTTGGTTGGCTGGGTCGTCAGTTTCTTTTTAGGCCCTTTGAACGAATATGTTTTGATTCCGGTGGTTTCTTCGATTCTTTTGCAAGAGATGGATCTGAAGTTGCAGATGTGGACCGGATTTAACGCAGGCATCGGTCTTAGTATTATATCGGCGGCATTGGGTGTTTTATTGTCTTGGGCCGTGGCTCGACATCTGACCCGCGTTGAAATGTGGCTGCGATTTGATCGCTCGGTTAAAAATCGGATAGATCTGGTTTATAAGTTTGCCAGTCGTTTGACGTCGTCGCTGCAGAACGGTCGTTTAAGCGTTTACATGCTGTGGCTTTTGCTGCCTGTTTTTGCGGTGAGTTTCTATTTTCTATTTCAATTGCAGATCGATTCCTGGAGATGGACCGGATCTTGGATTGAAATTTTCCCTATGCTGATGATCTTTTGCGGATTAGTGCCATTAGTGAAAAGCTCTTCAAATTTCACCCAAGTGATGGGTTTAGGAATCGTGGGATACGCGGTGGGACTGATTTTTCTTAACGCCGCCGCCACGGATTTGGCGATGACTCAAATCGCAGTAGAGACCGTGGCTTTATTGGTATTCATTTTGGTCCTTGATCTTTTACGGCAACAACCGCTCGTTCTGTCCCGAGGTTATCAGTGGGGTCGAGGATTGGTTTCCGTCATTTCTTTTTTTGCAGTCCTTGGTATCGGTTCTTTGATCCATAATGGAAAAGTGCCTTCGCAGATCACGCCGTTTTTTATGGAAAAAGCGCCCACCGTGGGTCGTGGCGAAAATGTGGTCAATGTCATTTTAGTCGATTTTCGTGCGCTAGATACGATGGGCGAAATCACTGTTTTAGGAATTGTTGCGTTGGGCGCGTATTTTTTATTTTTGAATCAAAAAAAAGTTCCGATGCGTTTGCGGGAATCTATTATTATAAAAAAGGCGATGGCGATATTTTTACCGTTATTCGTGTTGGTTTCTTTGTACGTGCTTTATCGTGGGCATAATCAACCTGGTGGAGGGTTTGTCGGTGGGTTGATCTTTGCCATCGCGCTGGCCTTTTACGCTTTAATTCATGGTGCAAAGTCGGCAGAGAGGATTTTAGTGATCAAGCCCATTTATTGGATTGGTGCCGGGATTTTCTTGGCCCTTCTGGCTGGTCTTTATCCTTTGGCTTATTCAAATCCTTATTTCACGGCTCAGTGGTGGGGCGAGGGTGGTTTAGGCACCCCGCTCATTTTTGATATTGGTGTGTTTGTCACGGTCGTTGGCGTTGTGAGCCAACTGAGTTTTTCATTAAAGGGACGACGGTTATGA